The following are encoded together in the Clostridium sp. BJN0013 genome:
- a CDS encoding D-alanyl-D-alanine carboxypeptidase family protein translates to MKIVRLEKIYVYIITFFIVFNNIYCYNVFAEGEDKAFKAPNIDARCAVAIDSNSKVVVYEKNAYELVPMASTTKIMTALVAMKYGDLNKKLDISPKAASVRGSTVGYKKGESILLKELLYGLMLRSGNDAAIAIAEGISGSVEEFAELMNEYASELGVINTQFKTPHGLDSEGHYSTAYDLALVTSIAKKEPLFNEIVGSKDVDGEKNKFTRSYHNINKILWQIPEANGVKTGYTGKAGKCLVTSVTVQKNDIIIVVLNSPRRWEETNKIYEYVNKNYKFVKLFSKDDIAAELKVSKNNLKLQCESDIILPIKNGFKYTTKIIKPQKIGYTVKKGDKIGMLCVYENDKKIYSTALIASKDVKVRRFMHKIFGFRGNANSPEVLTNFQIPKYQAILRFRWSLL, encoded by the coding sequence ATGAAAATTGTGAGATTAGAAAAAATCTATGTATATATAATAACATTCTTTATTGTATTTAATAATATATATTGCTATAATGTATTTGCAGAAGGAGAAGACAAGGCTTTTAAGGCACCTAATATAGATGCTAGATGTGCTGTAGCTATAGATAGTAATTCTAAAGTAGTAGTATATGAAAAAAATGCTTATGAATTGGTTCCAATGGCGAGCACCACTAAGATAATGACTGCTTTAGTAGCTATGAAGTATGGAGATTTAAATAAAAAATTAGATATATCCCCTAAAGCTGCTTCGGTAAGAGGCTCTACAGTAGGTTATAAAAAAGGTGAAAGTATATTATTAAAAGAACTTTTATACGGACTTATGTTAAGGTCAGGTAATGATGCCGCTATAGCTATTGCAGAAGGTATTAGTGGAAGTGTGGAAGAGTTCGCAGAACTTATGAATGAATATGCTAGTGAATTAGGGGTAATAAATACTCAATTTAAAACACCCCATGGACTTGATAGTGAAGGACATTATTCTACAGCTTATGATCTTGCTTTAGTTACTTCAATAGCTAAAAAAGAGCCTTTATTTAATGAAATTGTAGGTTCTAAAGATGTAGATGGAGAAAAAAATAAATTTACCAGAAGCTATCATAATATAAATAAAATACTCTGGCAGATTCCAGAGGCAAATGGAGTTAAAACTGGATATACTGGAAAGGCAGGAAAGTGTCTGGTTACTTCTGTAACTGTTCAAAAAAATGATATAATAATAGTAGTTTTAAATTCACCTAGAAGATGGGAAGAAACAAATAAAATATATGAGTATGTAAATAAAAATTACAAGTTTGTAAAATTATTTTCAAAAGATGATATTGCGGCAGAATTGAAGGTCAGTAAAAATAATCTAAAATTACAATGTGAAAGTGATATTATATTACCTATAAAAAATGGATTTAAATATACCACAAAAATTATAAAACCTCAAAAAATAGGATATACTGTAAAAAAGGGTGATAAAATAGGAATGCTTTGTGTATATGAAAATGATAAAAAAATATACAGCACTGCATTAATAGCTTCCAAGGATGTAAAAGTAAGAAGATTCATGCATAAAATTTTTGGCTTCAGGGGTAATGCAAATTCCCCTGAAGTTTTAACTAATTTTCAAATACCTAAATATCAAGCGATTCTTAGGTTCAGGTGGAGTTTACTATAG
- a CDS encoding PocR ligand-binding domain-containing protein → MITKKEIDSNISSFRSDANSLKSDISSLKIEDIIDIDLLQKFQDNFAESMDIASVTVDMDGNPVTKPSSYTDFCLRLTQSTDIGTRRCAESHKIGGLEATRTGKPYVYTCHAGLIDFAAPILVADQQIGTILGGQILTSAPEESIYKKNAKEIGIDENKYLEAVGRVKITTKKNITAAAEVLYIIINALSKIGYEELQLKKTSQVLSDNLDQISAIMEELSASSVNVSNNQHSLNKEIINIKNISMEINSILDSIKSIADETKMLGLNAAIEAARAGDMGRGFGVVATEIRKLSENSKNTAIKISDLTKKIEESVDKTVETSNSTLETTEQQTSAIEETNANLQEVISISDKLNDLATSNIDRFKRQ, encoded by the coding sequence ATGATTACTAAAAAGGAAATAGACTCTAATATAAGTTCATTTAGATCCGATGCAAATTCACTTAAATCTGATATAAGTTCACTTAAGATAGAGGATATTATCGATATTGATCTACTCCAAAAGTTTCAGGATAACTTTGCTGAAAGTATGGATATTGCCAGTGTAACTGTAGATATGGATGGAAATCCTGTAACTAAGCCAAGCTCTTATACTGATTTTTGTTTAAGACTCACCCAATCCACCGATATTGGTACCAGACGCTGTGCTGAATCCCATAAAATAGGAGGACTGGAAGCAACAAGAACAGGAAAACCTTACGTTTACACCTGTCATGCTGGATTGATAGATTTTGCAGCACCTATATTAGTTGCAGATCAGCAGATTGGAACAATTTTAGGTGGTCAGATTTTAACTTCTGCTCCAGAAGAATCAATATACAAAAAAAATGCAAAAGAAATAGGTATTGATGAAAATAAATATTTAGAAGCTGTAGGCAGGGTAAAAATTACTACTAAAAAAAATATAACAGCAGCAGCAGAAGTACTATATATTATTATAAATGCACTTTCAAAAATAGGATATGAAGAACTTCAATTAAAAAAAACCTCTCAGGTTCTTTCAGACAATTTAGATCAGATTTCTGCCATAATGGAAGAATTGTCAGCATCCTCAGTTAATGTTTCAAATAATCAACATTCTTTAAATAAAGAAATTATTAATATAAAAAATATATCTATGGAAATTAATTCCATACTAGACTCCATAAAAAGTATAGCTGATGAAACTAAAATGCTTGGATTAAATGCTGCTATAGAAGCTGCTAGGGCAGGAGACATGGGTAGAGGTTTCGGAGTAGTTGCTACAGAAATAAGAAAATTATCTGAAAATTCCAAAAATACTGCCATAAAAATATCCGATCTCACTAAAAAGATTGAAGAATCTGTAGATAAAACTGTAGAAACATCAAATTCTACTTTAGAAACTACAGAACAGCAAACATCTGCTATTGAAGAGACCAATGCAAATTTGCAGGAGGTTATATCAATTTCAGATAAATTAAATGATTTAGCAACTTCCAACATAGATAGATTTAAAAGACAGTAG
- a CDS encoding DUF2953 domain-containing protein, protein MVLFFFLFITLFIILLFIPFPVKIKIEYSKKNFTFKIYNLNIANKIKSIKDKYFLDHLRIKNKLSFFITTIKNNLNFIREIKFKSTLKINIKITYGLEEAAHTALVYGFIPLINTLTLNILSKIFIIKQKQIYITPDFNNLHLKIQLNSIIYISLAKIIYTGILLAKYRQKLKKLNPLHT, encoded by the coding sequence ATGGTCTTATTCTTTTTTTTATTTATTACATTATTTATTATCCTTTTATTTATTCCTTTTCCCGTAAAAATAAAAATAGAATATTCTAAAAAAAATTTTACCTTTAAAATATATAATTTAAATATCGCAAATAAGATTAAATCAATTAAAGATAAATATTTTTTAGATCATCTTAGAATAAAGAATAAATTATCCTTTTTTATAACTACTATAAAAAATAATTTAAATTTTATTAGGGAAATAAAATTTAAATCTACTCTCAAAATAAATATAAAAATTACCTATGGTCTTGAAGAAGCCGCTCACACAGCCTTAGTTTATGGATTTATCCCCTTAATAAATACATTAACTTTAAATATTCTATCTAAAATATTCATCATAAAACAAAAACAAATTTACATAACTCCTGACTTTAACAATTTACATTTAAAAATACAGTTAAATAGTATAATTTACATAAGTTTAGCTAAAATTATATATACAGGTATACTTTTAGCTAAATATAGACAAAAGCTTAAAAAACTAAATCCTCTTCATACATAA